A genomic segment from Halomonas sp. GD1P12 encodes:
- a CDS encoding sulfite exporter TauE/SafE family protein — MADLLWYQYALIGLIFAWSGFVRTSLGFGGAVLALPFLLLVHNDPLVFLPIIAIHLLIFSSWIAWQGNRQIKADTTTATQSNIDWRYLKKALKIMIVPKLIGVVGLLTLPPMIMTNIIFAIVLVYAASYVLNKPFKSQHRYVDVVLLGLGGYVSGTSLIGAPLIVAVFAAHVAKEQLRDTMFVLWFILVVIKMVSFIVAGVDLQLVHQLWLLPCAFAGHLLGERAHRYLQKADTVLFFRVLGVVLILVSVMGLAFSALA; from the coding sequence ATGGCGGATCTTTTGTGGTACCAGTACGCACTCATCGGGCTGATCTTTGCCTGGAGTGGCTTCGTGCGTACGAGCCTGGGCTTTGGCGGCGCGGTGCTCGCACTCCCCTTTCTGCTGCTGGTGCATAACGACCCGCTGGTGTTCTTGCCGATCATCGCCATTCATCTTTTGATCTTCTCGAGCTGGATCGCCTGGCAGGGCAACCGCCAGATAAAGGCGGACACGACGACGGCGACCCAGAGCAACATCGACTGGCGCTATCTCAAAAAGGCGCTGAAGATCATGATCGTGCCGAAGCTGATCGGCGTGGTGGGGCTTTTGACGCTGCCCCCCATGATCATGACCAACATCATCTTCGCCATCGTGCTCGTCTACGCCGCAAGCTACGTGCTGAACAAGCCGTTCAAGAGCCAGCACCGCTACGTCGACGTCGTGCTGCTGGGACTGGGCGGCTACGTTAGCGGCACCTCGCTCATCGGCGCGCCCTTGATCGTGGCCGTGTTCGCCGCTCACGTGGCGAAGGAGCAGCTGCGCGATACCATGTTCGTGCTCTGGTTCATCCTCGTGGTGATCAAGATGGTCTCGTTCATCGTCGCCGGCGTCGATCTGCAGCTCGTGCATCAGCTCTGGCTCTTGCCCTGCGCCTTTGCCGGCCACCTGCTCGGCGAGCGCGCCCACCGCTACCTGCAAAAGGCCGACACGGTGCTTTTCTTTCGCGTGCTCGGGGTAGTGCTGATTCTGGTGAGCGTCATGGGCCTTGCGTTTTCGGCGCTTGCCTAA
- a CDS encoding YrzE family protein — protein sequence MPDTTIGSLREHIDRVSWGSVIAGVVTVLAISALLSFLGTSIGSSVIDPMSNDPFDGLGTAFGISSAVFLVISFAAGGFVSGRLANSNGFIHGFLSWATATLVWLMLIGFAAGQVASSGVSAMGSILSGTGQVTGSVAQGIGNAASSLGEQLSDNFDFDPDTESPLNSQSLRNQVNQILRDTESQALQPDYLRGQAEAAVSDIQTAVRRLASNPSNYETILDELVNAQRERLENIEQEVDRDALVNALVNNTDMTEPRAEEFVDESLARLNAGIRELEQQIDRLESYIDQAQQELASAEQSLRESAEQATQSLRSSALIAFIALAIAALISSFAGVAGSRTQSRRHSV from the coding sequence ATGCCAGACACCACTATTGGATCGCTACGCGAACATATCGATCGCGTCTCCTGGGGTAGCGTCATTGCCGGGGTCGTCACGGTTTTGGCCATTTCCGCCTTATTGTCGTTTTTGGGTACCTCGATCGGCTCAAGCGTGATCGACCCCATGTCAAACGACCCCTTCGATGGACTGGGCACCGCCTTTGGTATCTCCTCCGCCGTGTTTCTGGTCATAAGCTTCGCCGCGGGCGGTTTCGTCTCGGGCCGGCTTGCTAACAGCAACGGCTTCATACACGGCTTTCTGAGCTGGGCGACTGCCACGCTCGTCTGGCTAATGCTGATCGGCTTCGCTGCCGGCCAGGTGGCTTCCAGCGGCGTCAGCGCCATGGGCTCGATTCTCTCGGGCACGGGCCAGGTCACCGGCAGCGTCGCCCAGGGCATTGGCAATGCGGCCTCCTCGCTAGGCGAGCAGCTCAGCGACAACTTCGATTTCGATCCGGATACCGAGTCGCCCCTGAATAGTCAGAGCCTGCGCAACCAGGTCAACCAGATCCTGCGCGATACCGAGTCCCAGGCGCTGCAGCCCGATTACCTGCGCGGCCAGGCCGAGGCCGCCGTCAGCGATATTCAGACCGCCGTGCGGCGTTTGGCCAGCAACCCCTCGAACTACGAAACCATTCTCGATGAACTGGTGAATGCCCAGCGCGAGCGCCTTGAAAACATCGAGCAGGAAGTTGATCGCGACGCGCTGGTAAACGCGCTGGTCAACAACACCGACATGACCGAGCCCAGGGCCGAAGAGTTCGTCGACGAGTCTCTGGCGCGTCTAAATGCCGGCATTCGAGAGCTGGAACAGCAGATCGACCGCCTTGAAAGCTACATCGACCAGGCCCAACAGGAGCTGGCAAGCGCCGAGCAGTCACTGCGTGAAAGCGCCGAGCAGGCGACCCAGAGCCTTCGCAGCTCGGCCCTGATCGCCTTCATCGCTCTGGCCATCGCTGCCTTGATCAGCAGCTTTGCAGGGGTCGCGGGTAGCCGCACCCAGTCCCGCCGCCACAGCGTTTGA
- a CDS encoding glycosyltransferase: protein MPTSKKPISFFVHHQGRGHARRAMAIIRHFSEDRPVSVMTADPSLFDGFERAIDVIALPNMIGAAVPTQALYDQPTPSVMHCVPMGVVEMRQTMRRILDHLDDIDAGLFVIDVSAELALLSRIASVPAVSIRMHGDRNDPGHLGAYEASVAMLAPFDERLEQADYPAHLREKTFYSGGLCTTAAAVPSREEARRRLGLDPDREIVVALTGGGGAGTPYAPLTVAARAAPETLFITIGPLHLEGHETDFANLVNAGWVDNVVEYLAASDIVLASAGDNTVHEIAMLRRPYIVAPEWRYFNEQQRKAERLSELSAAVNMPAWPGDFAGWQAVLEKARGLDVEKLATLYEADAAERAARWLEATVDGLWEGAPTAAAMSANAVNASIERA from the coding sequence ATGCCAACATCGAAAAAACCGATCAGCTTTTTCGTCCACCACCAGGGGCGCGGCCACGCCCGCCGCGCCATGGCGATCATCCGCCACTTCTCGGAGGATCGACCGGTCAGCGTGATGACCGCCGACCCTTCGCTTTTCGACGGCTTCGAGCGCGCCATCGACGTGATCGCGCTGCCCAACATGATCGGCGCCGCGGTGCCGACCCAGGCGCTTTATGACCAGCCGACGCCGTCGGTGATGCACTGCGTGCCGATGGGCGTGGTCGAGATGCGCCAGACCATGCGGCGCATTCTCGATCATCTCGACGACATCGACGCGGGGCTGTTCGTCATCGATGTCTCCGCCGAACTGGCGCTTCTATCGCGTATCGCCAGCGTCCCGGCGGTCAGCATTCGCATGCATGGCGATCGTAACGACCCGGGCCACTTGGGGGCTTATGAAGCGAGTGTCGCCATGCTCGCGCCGTTCGACGAACGCCTGGAGCAGGCCGACTACCCGGCGCATCTGCGCGAAAAGACCTTCTACAGCGGCGGGCTTTGCACCACCGCCGCCGCCGTACCCAGCCGGGAGGAGGCGCGCCGTCGCCTGGGACTCGACCCGGATCGCGAAATCGTCGTTGCGCTGACCGGCGGCGGCGGGGCGGGCACGCCCTACGCGCCGCTCACCGTGGCCGCCCGGGCCGCACCCGAGACGCTCTTTATCACTATCGGCCCGCTGCATCTGGAAGGCCACGAAACCGACTTCGCCAACCTGGTCAACGCCGGCTGGGTGGACAACGTGGTGGAGTATCTCGCCGCCAGCGACATCGTGCTGGCCTCCGCCGGCGACAACACCGTGCACGAAATCGCGATGCTCCGGCGTCCCTATATCGTTGCCCCGGAGTGGCGCTACTTCAACGAGCAGCAGCGCAAGGCCGAGCGGCTTTCAGAGCTTTCGGCGGCGGTGAACATGCCGGCGTGGCCCGGGGATTTCGCCGGCTGGCAGGCGGTGCTCGAAAAGGCGCGCGGGCTCGATGTCGAAAAGCTCGCCACGCTTTATGAGGCCGACGCCGCCGAGCGCGCCGCCCGCTGGCTCGAAGCCACGGTCGATGGGCTTTGGGAAGGCGCGCCCACGGCTGCCGCCATGAGCGCAAACGCTGTGAACGCGTCTATCGAACGGGCCTGA
- a CDS encoding glycosyltransferase family 4 protein gives MTIKKRIRIAQVAPVIFPSPPPGSGGTERIVADLTEALFNLGYDVTLIGPADCHTPARHLATAPSLYALERHHGQVPPGVPGVLEARVLETLRAHLDEFDVIHCHGEFAHAALLGARRAESVTTVHWRVDELDRQLFFEGFPDLPVAAISHAQARAIPAANLAGVVHHGLKAERFTLGAGDGGYLAFIGRMTDQKRPDRAIAVARKTGYSLRLAGGVDVGNPNWFDAHVARELDDAIVHVGTVDDVQKQALLGGAAALLFPIDWPEPFGLVMIEAMACGTPVIAWRNGSVEEVIEHGVTGFIVETIEEAVAAVARLAELDRARIRERFLARFSAERMARDYVALYEKRLNLG, from the coding sequence ATGACCATTAAAAAGCGTATACGCATTGCCCAGGTCGCTCCAGTGATCTTTCCCTCGCCGCCCCCGGGCAGCGGCGGGACTGAACGCATTGTGGCGGACTTGACCGAGGCGCTCTTTAACCTTGGTTACGATGTCACATTAATAGGCCCAGCGGACTGCCACACCCCGGCGCGCCATCTGGCCACGGCGCCGAGCCTGTACGCCCTCGAGCGCCACCACGGCCAGGTACCGCCGGGGGTGCCCGGCGTACTCGAGGCGCGCGTATTGGAAACGCTGCGCGCGCACCTCGACGAGTTCGATGTGATTCACTGCCACGGCGAGTTCGCCCACGCCGCACTCTTGGGAGCTCGCCGCGCCGAAAGCGTGACCACCGTGCACTGGCGGGTCGACGAGCTCGACCGACAGCTTTTTTTCGAGGGCTTTCCGGACCTGCCGGTGGCGGCGATCTCCCACGCGCAGGCGCGCGCGATTCCAGCGGCGAACCTGGCCGGCGTCGTTCACCACGGGCTTAAAGCCGAGCGCTTCACGCTGGGGGCGGGCGATGGCGGGTATCTGGCCTTCATCGGCCGCATGACCGACCAGAAACGCCCGGACCGCGCCATCGCGGTGGCGCGCAAAACCGGCTATTCATTGAGGCTCGCTGGTGGCGTGGACGTAGGCAACCCAAACTGGTTCGATGCGCACGTGGCCCGTGAGCTCGACGACGCCATCGTTCACGTGGGTACGGTCGACGACGTCCAAAAGCAGGCGCTTTTGGGCGGCGCCGCGGCGCTGTTATTTCCCATCGACTGGCCGGAGCCCTTTGGGCTGGTGATGATCGAGGCAATGGCCTGCGGCACCCCGGTCATCGCCTGGCGCAATGGGAGTGTGGAAGAGGTCATCGAGCACGGGGTGACCGGCTTTATCGTGGAGACGATCGAGGAGGCAGTGGCCGCGGTGGCGCGCTTGGCCGAGCTCGACCGGGCGCGCATCCGCGAGCGTTTTCTGGCGCGCTTCAGCGCCGAGCGCATGGCGCGCGACTACGTCGCGCTCTATGAGAAACGTCTGAACCTTGGCTGA
- a CDS encoding glycosyltransferase family 2 protein, which produces MSVLTLVRGRRDHLVNLMQSLNAQTHLPNELVIAWMQPEAHAALPDVGFPVRHVFVEGEALPLARARNAAVEAASNEGLVFLDVDCIASPRLIERYRQALTEKAALYIGEVHYLPAGAAPYSSHNELDFAALFEQGERHPARPAIDEDEIRPEPNHGNLWGLSFALMKDDHRRAGGMDEGYIGYGGEETDYTWRLHAADVALYWVGGALAWHQHHAVYAPPWPHFEAIIDNARRFHARWGRWCMEYWLDQFANAGAIDWSPNATVIEILRYPAPTEIERARLPASARFG; this is translated from the coding sequence ATGAGCGTGCTGACACTGGTGCGCGGGCGCCGCGACCACCTGGTCAACCTGATGCAAAGCCTGAACGCGCAAACACACCTGCCGAACGAGCTGGTGATCGCCTGGATGCAGCCCGAGGCGCACGCGGCTCTGCCCGATGTCGGCTTTCCCGTGCGCCACGTGTTCGTTGAGGGTGAGGCGCTGCCGCTTGCCCGCGCCCGCAACGCCGCGGTCGAGGCGGCCTCCAATGAGGGCCTGGTGTTTCTCGACGTGGACTGTATCGCCTCTCCTCGGCTCATCGAGCGCTACCGTCAGGCGCTCACCGAGAAGGCCGCGCTCTACATCGGCGAGGTGCACTACCTGCCCGCGGGCGCGGCACCATACTCGAGTCATAATGAGCTCGACTTCGCAGCGCTTTTCGAGCAAGGCGAGCGCCACCCCGCCCGCCCGGCCATCGACGAGGATGAAATCCGCCCGGAGCCGAATCACGGCAATCTGTGGGGGCTATCGTTTGCGCTCATGAAGGACGACCACCGCCGCGCCGGCGGTATGGACGAAGGCTACATCGGCTACGGCGGCGAGGAGACCGACTACACCTGGCGGCTTCACGCGGCGGACGTTGCGCTTTACTGGGTCGGCGGGGCGCTGGCCTGGCATCAGCACCACGCGGTGTACGCTCCGCCCTGGCCGCACTTCGAAGCGATCATCGACAACGCCCGGCGCTTTCACGCGCGCTGGGGGCGATGGTGCATGGAGTACTGGCTCGATCAGTTCGCAAACGCCGGCGCCATCGACTGGTCGCCCAACGCCACGGTGATCGAGATTCTGCGCTACCCGGCACCAACAGAGATCGAGCGCGCGCGGCTACCGGCCAGCGCGCGCTTCGGTTAG
- a CDS encoding ATP-dependent DNA helicase: MSEYRVAVRALCEFTARRGDLDYRFTPAPSAQEGIAGHTLVASRRGEGYIAELPLAATVEGLRVSGRADGYDPDTHCLEEVKTHRGDLSRMADNQRALHWAQVKVYGALLCAERELSRVTLALVYFEISSQRETRLSHEFDAEDLQAFFRDQCRRFLAWARQEAAHVEVRNERLSALAFPHATFRPGQRALAENVFKAVSTERCLLVQAPTGIGKTLATLFPMLTAMPRKRLDRVAFLTMKTPGRRLALDALQTLQAANETPLRVVELVARSKACEFPERACHGEACPLAAGFYDRLPAARAACVERGFLDRAGLREVALAHDVCPYYLGQEMARWADVVVGDVNHWFDAHALLHGLAAAAGDWRVGVLVDEAHNLIERARGMYSAEVSQKRFNQAKKGAPAALKKPLEQLGRQWKTLSDGDEAGSERYRILEALPAKLVGALYKVASAITEYLGEHPEAASLALQELLFEALGFCRLAESFGTHSLCDVTRHERGRAVLGIRNVIPADFLAPRIARAQSLVLFSATLTPPRYYRDLLGLPADSVWREIDSPFAAHQLSVRLARHISTRYRDRERSVAPIVATIAEQYREMPGHYLAFFSSFAYLDAVFERFTRDCPEIPAFAQTRGMAESEREAFLARFTPGGRGIGFAVLGGAFGEGVDLPGDRLIGAFIATLGLPPFNAYNEALKARLHERFGEGEAYTYRIPGMIKVVQAAGRVIRGPDDEGVVVLMDDRFDQRAVRGLLPSWWAL, from the coding sequence TGACCCGGATACCCACTGCCTGGAAGAGGTCAAGACCCACCGCGGCGATCTTTCGCGCATGGCAGACAACCAGCGCGCGCTGCACTGGGCCCAGGTAAAGGTGTACGGGGCGCTGTTGTGCGCCGAGCGTGAGCTTTCCCGGGTGACGCTGGCGCTGGTGTATTTCGAGATCAGTAGCCAGCGCGAAACCCGGCTGAGCCACGAATTCGACGCCGAAGATCTTCAGGCGTTCTTTCGTGATCAGTGCCGACGCTTTCTCGCCTGGGCGAGACAGGAAGCCGCCCACGTCGAGGTTAGAAACGAACGCTTAAGCGCGCTTGCCTTTCCCCACGCGACGTTTCGTCCGGGCCAGCGTGCGCTTGCCGAAAACGTGTTCAAGGCGGTGAGCACCGAGCGCTGCCTGCTCGTCCAGGCGCCCACCGGCATCGGCAAGACGCTCGCCACGCTCTTTCCCATGCTCACCGCCATGCCGCGAAAGCGCCTGGACCGGGTGGCGTTTCTGACCATGAAAACCCCCGGCCGGCGGCTGGCACTTGACGCCCTCCAGACCCTGCAGGCCGCAAACGAAACGCCGCTTCGCGTGGTCGAGCTGGTCGCGCGCAGCAAGGCCTGCGAGTTTCCGGAGCGCGCCTGCCACGGCGAGGCTTGCCCGCTGGCGGCGGGCTTTTATGACCGCTTACCGGCCGCGCGCGCGGCCTGCGTCGAGCGCGGTTTTCTCGACCGCGCCGGGCTCAGGGAGGTCGCGCTGGCGCACGATGTCTGCCCTTATTATCTGGGCCAGGAGATGGCGCGCTGGGCCGACGTGGTGGTGGGCGATGTGAACCACTGGTTCGACGCCCACGCGCTGCTCCACGGCCTGGCGGCGGCGGCGGGCGACTGGCGGGTGGGCGTACTGGTCGATGAAGCGCACAATTTGATCGAGCGGGCCCGCGGCATGTACAGCGCCGAAGTGTCGCAAAAGCGCTTCAACCAGGCGAAAAAGGGCGCCCCGGCGGCGCTGAAAAAGCCGCTGGAGCAGCTGGGTCGCCAGTGGAAGACGCTGTCCGATGGCGATGAGGCGGGCTCTGAGCGCTACCGGATTCTGGAGGCGCTGCCCGCCAAGCTCGTCGGCGCGCTCTACAAGGTGGCAAGCGCCATCACCGAGTATCTGGGCGAGCACCCGGAGGCGGCGAGCCTGGCGCTTCAGGAGCTTCTGTTCGAGGCGCTGGGGTTTTGCCGGCTGGCGGAGTCGTTTGGCACGCACTCGCTTTGCGACGTCACCCGTCATGAGCGAGGCCGCGCGGTACTCGGCATTCGTAACGTCATTCCGGCGGACTTTCTCGCCCCACGCATCGCGCGCGCCCAAAGCCTGGTGCTCTTTTCCGCGACGCTCACGCCGCCGCGCTACTACCGCGACCTGCTGGGGCTGCCAGCGGACAGCGTCTGGCGCGAAATCGACTCGCCCTTCGCCGCGCACCAGCTCAGTGTCAGGCTCGCGCGCCACATCTCGACGCGCTACCGCGACCGGGAGAGATCCGTTGCGCCCATCGTCGCCACCATCGCCGAGCAGTACCGGGAGATGCCCGGCCACTATCTGGCGTTTTTCAGCAGCTTCGCCTATCTCGACGCGGTGTTCGAGCGCTTTACCCGCGACTGTCCCGAGATTCCCGCCTTTGCCCAGACCCGCGGCATGGCCGAAAGCGAGCGCGAGGCGTTTCTGGCCCGCTTCACCCCCGGTGGGCGGGGCATCGGCTTTGCGGTGCTGGGTGGGGCCTTCGGCGAAGGCGTGGATCTGCCCGGTGACCGGCTGATCGGCGCGTTTATCGCCACGTTAGGTTTGCCGCCCTTCAACGCCTACAACGAAGCGCTCAAGGCGCGCCTGCACGAGCGCTTCGGCGAAGGCGAGGCCTACACCTACCGCATTCCCGGCATGATCAAGGTGGTCCAGGCCGCGGGCCGGGTGATTCGAGGCCCCGACGATGAAGGCGTGGTGGTGCTGATGGACGACCGCTTCGACCAGCGCGCCGTGCGCGGGCTTTTGCCGAGCTGGTGGGCGCTTTAG
- a CDS encoding HAD-IIB family hydrolase, which translates to MHIVHIALQGCLRGHDVEYGITADTGGHIRYLLELVEASALDPAVTRLTLVTRAFTCQFSDIDYGPGAEQVGPNIELIRLPSESPDYLSKEALWQELPSFTDALVTWLDALRDKPAILHAHYADAGEVAADVQARRGIPFVFTAHSLGRSKRKCLEYEGETLDAETLAALTRRIAFEERAIRKAALIIASSRDEAESQYADYDHYAPGKIRVIAPGSHLDEFESARSTPAVDALLAPFLTNPDKPALIAIARPVTRKNLATLVRAFGENDALREKANLVIVAGVRDHIDDLESELADNLHELLTLIDDFDLYGHIAYPKHHAPQDIKALYAWARERRGIFINPALNEPFGLTLLEAAAAGLPLIATDSGGPNDIIEQCGNGVLINPRRAEAIGGEALALLNDPARWQQMADNGRLAVKAFDWQRHVERYHDLLSRLCHPCTGQTLDGVNALLICDIDNTLTGSPVGVLAFNTWYAAQKQLGFGVATGRSFHSALAILSQAGIPYPPLIISSVGSEIHYLNDDGITYRQDTAWREIINRHWQRDALARALDTFDDLLPQGPLEQRAFKLSYLSDDTRDITLRLTTHLKRLRLRATVIHSHGRYVDILPEAASKGRAVAHVRKHLGVDEAALYVAGDSGNDLDMLRASKCSILVANYSDGLAQAPGMGHVYIARAPHAQGVIEGVKHFQSHPPRQPLEDIAS; encoded by the coding sequence ATGCATATCGTACATATTGCCTTACAGGGCTGCCTTCGCGGCCACGATGTCGAATACGGCATTACCGCTGACACCGGTGGGCACATTCGCTACCTGCTGGAGCTGGTCGAAGCCTCGGCACTGGATCCGGCCGTTACGCGACTAACGTTAGTCACCCGCGCCTTTACGTGCCAGTTTAGCGACATCGATTACGGCCCCGGCGCGGAGCAGGTCGGCCCGAACATCGAGCTGATTCGCCTGCCCAGCGAAAGCCCCGACTACCTGTCCAAGGAGGCGCTGTGGCAGGAGCTTCCCTCCTTTACCGACGCCCTCGTCACCTGGCTCGACGCGCTGCGCGACAAGCCCGCGATCCTTCACGCCCACTACGCCGACGCCGGCGAGGTCGCCGCCGACGTGCAGGCGCGCCGCGGCATTCCTTTCGTGTTCACCGCCCACTCGCTGGGGCGCAGCAAGCGCAAGTGCCTGGAGTACGAAGGCGAGACGCTTGACGCCGAGACCCTGGCCGCTCTCACCCGACGCATCGCGTTCGAAGAGCGCGCCATCCGCAAGGCCGCGTTGATCATCGCAAGCTCCCGCGACGAAGCCGAGAGCCAGTACGCCGACTACGACCACTACGCGCCGGGCAAGATTCGCGTGATCGCCCCGGGCAGCCATCTGGATGAGTTCGAATCCGCCCGCTCGACGCCGGCGGTGGATGCACTTCTGGCGCCGTTTCTGACGAACCCGGACAAGCCCGCCCTGATCGCCATTGCCCGGCCGGTGACGCGCAAGAACCTCGCTACCCTGGTGCGCGCCTTCGGCGAAAACGACGCGCTGCGCGAGAAGGCCAACCTGGTGATCGTGGCCGGGGTGCGCGATCACATCGACGACCTCGAGTCCGAGCTTGCCGACAATCTGCACGAACTTTTGACCCTGATCGACGATTTCGACCTTTACGGCCATATCGCCTACCCCAAGCACCACGCCCCGCAGGACATCAAGGCGCTCTACGCCTGGGCCCGGGAGCGGCGCGGTATTTTCATCAACCCGGCGCTCAACGAGCCCTTTGGCCTTACCCTTCTGGAAGCCGCGGCGGCGGGCCTGCCGCTGATCGCCACCGACAGCGGCGGCCCCAACGACATCATCGAGCAGTGCGGCAACGGCGTGCTGATCAACCCGCGCCGGGCCGAAGCGATCGGCGGTGAAGCGCTGGCGCTTTTGAACGACCCGGCCCGCTGGCAACAGATGGCCGACAACGGCCGGCTGGCGGTCAAGGCGTTTGACTGGCAGCGCCACGTCGAGCGCTACCACGACCTGCTGTCACGGCTTTGCCACCCGTGCACGGGGCAAACGCTCGACGGGGTCAACGCGCTTCTGATTTGCGACATCGACAACACGCTGACCGGCTCGCCAGTGGGCGTGCTCGCCTTCAACACGTGGTACGCCGCTCAAAAACAGCTGGGCTTCGGGGTCGCGACCGGGCGCAGTTTTCACAGTGCGCTGGCGATTCTCTCCCAAGCGGGCATTCCCTACCCGCCGCTCATCATCTCCTCGGTGGGCTCGGAAATTCACTACCTGAACGACGATGGCATCACCTACCGCCAGGACACGGCCTGGCGCGAGATCATCAATCGCCACTGGCAGCGCGACGCCCTGGCCCGCGCCCTCGACACCTTCGATGACCTCCTCCCCCAGGGCCCACTCGAGCAGCGCGCTTTCAAACTCAGCTACCTGAGCGACGACACCCGCGACATCACGCTGCGCCTGACGACCCACCTCAAGCGTTTGAGGCTTCGCGCCACGGTGATCCACAGCCACGGCCGCTACGTCGATATCCTGCCCGAGGCCGCCTCGAAAGGCCGCGCGGTCGCTCACGTGCGCAAGCACCTGGGCGTGGATGAAGCTGCGCTGTATGTGGCCGGCGACTCCGGCAACGACCTGGACATGCTGCGCGCCTCGAAATGCTCGATTCTGGTGGCCAACTACAGCGACGGTCTGGCCCAGGCGCCGGGCATGGGCCACGTCTACATCGCCCGCGCCCCCCACGCCCAGGGCGTGATCGAAGGCGTGAAGCACTTTCAAAGCCACCCGCCGCGCCAACCCCTCGAGGATATCGCCTCGTGA